One part of the Rutidosis leptorrhynchoides isolate AG116_Rl617_1_P2 chromosome 1, CSIRO_AGI_Rlap_v1, whole genome shotgun sequence genome encodes these proteins:
- the LOC139844332 gene encoding uncharacterized protein — protein MGNGLQCCLSCVLPCGALDLIRVIHLNGHVEEITGPITAGDFLKNHHNHVLTKSFSQGVVRRILIISNSSQLKRGNIYFLIPSSSIPEKKQKQCRKIKPVVVPMTCADVSSDVMVLSTKKGGHRRARRSVHGGDWRPILESIYEE, from the coding sequence ATGGGAAACGGTCTACAATGTTGTTTGTCATGTGTTCTTCCCTGTGGTGCACTCGATTTAATCCGTGTAATTCATTTAAACGGCCACGTCGAAGAGATCACTGGACCAATCACGGCCGGTGATTTCCTCAAGAATCACCATAATCATGTCTTAACGAAATCTTTTTCGCAAGGAGTTGTACGACGAATACTCATTATCTCAAACTCGTCTCAACTAAAAAGGGGTAATATTTATTTCTTGATACCTTCGTCCTCTATCCctgaaaaaaaacaaaaacaatgtCGAAAAATCAAGCCTGTTGTCGTCCCTATGACTTGTGCTGATGTGTCATCTGATGTTATGGTCTTGTCGACGAAGAAAGGTGGTCATCGTAGAGCTCGGCGTTCTGTACATGGTGGAGATTGGAGGCCTATTCTTGAAAGTATCTATGAAGAATAA
- the LOC139881269 gene encoding UPF0664 stress-induced protein C29B12.11c-like — MALNPNLYGNGMPVAFVNEMFVLIRDGVEFEVDKIPGANGGVAKAKGKIYLSNVRMVFVADKPKDNFVAFDMPLLYVHGEKFNQPIFHCNNISGFVEPVVPDDQHRALYSTHSFKILFKEGGCGTFVPLFFNLIKSVRQYNQQFSAAAAAAEPRPADPLRAAETPVDEMMRCAYVDPNDPTRIFLQQPNSDSQLRRRTYHPQPE, encoded by the exons ATGGCGCTTAACCCTAATTTGTACGGAAACGGGATGCCCGTAGCATTCGTCAACGAGATGTTCGTCTTGATCAGAGACGGTGTCGAATTTGAGGTCGACAAAATCCCTGG GGCCAATGGAGGAGTTGCTAAAGCAAAGGGGAAAATATATCTGTCGAATGTTCGCATGGTTTTTGTTGCTGATAAACCTAAAGACAATTTCGTTGCTTTTGATATGCCCCTG CTTTATGTGCATGGAGAAAAGTTTAACCAGCCAATATTTCACTGCAACAATATATCTGGATTTGTGGAACCT GTAGTCCCAGATGACCAACACAGGGCGTTATACTCTACTCACTCATTCAAGATTTTGTTcaaggaaggaggctgtggaacaTTCGTGCCCTTATTTTTCAACCTGATCAAATCTGTGAGACAATATAATCAACAATTtagtgctgctgctgctgctgctgagccTCGTCCTGCTGATCCTTTAAGAGCAGCAGAAACACCTGTTGATGAAATGATGAGATGCGC ATATGTTGATCCTAATGATCCAACAAGGATCTTTCTGCAGCAACCCAATTCAGATTCACAGCTCAGACGCCGTACATATCATCCACAACCTGAATAA